In Tepidamorphus gemmatus, one genomic interval encodes:
- a CDS encoding flagellar hook assembly protein FlgD: MYLSALSNIGGSYSSATDRAAIADNFDTFLSLLTTQLRNQNPLDPLDTNQFTQQLVQFSGVEQQIKANANLEAMIQLSAAQTATQAAAFIGKRVMVESTTTDLKGGKAEWSYAAASGATHATFTVRDANGKVVWTESKEISAGRHDYVWTGRDSDGNQLPDGKYTLTVEATNDKGEPLQTVVEVAAIIDGVDFTGTEPILIVGEYGIRLSDVRAVLG, encoded by the coding sequence ATGTACCTGAGTGCCCTGTCGAACATCGGTGGAAGCTACTCCTCGGCGACCGACCGCGCGGCGATCGCTGACAATTTCGATACGTTCCTTTCGCTGCTGACGACGCAGCTGCGCAATCAGAACCCGCTCGATCCGCTTGATACGAACCAGTTCACCCAGCAACTGGTCCAGTTCTCCGGCGTCGAGCAGCAGATCAAGGCCAATGCCAACCTCGAGGCAATGATCCAGCTGTCTGCCGCGCAGACGGCCACCCAGGCGGCGGCCTTCATCGGCAAACGGGTGATGGTCGAATCCACCACTACCGACCTGAAGGGTGGCAAGGCCGAGTGGAGCTATGCGGCAGCCTCCGGCGCGACCCACGCCACTTTCACCGTCCGTGACGCCAACGGCAAGGTGGTCTGGACCGAATCGAAGGAGATCTCAGCCGGACGCCACGACTACGTCTGGACGGGCCGCGACAGCGACGGCAACCAGCTGCCCGATGGCAAGTACACGCTGACCGTCGAAGCCACCAACGACAAGGGCGAGCCTCTGCAGACGGTCGTCGAGGTGGCGGCCATTATCGACGGGGTCGATTTCACCGGCACCGAGCCGATTCTCATCGTCGGCGAGTACGGAATCCGGCTCAGCGATGTCCGGGCCGTGCTCGGCTGA
- a CDS encoding uroporphyrinogen decarboxylase family protein, giving the protein MATIETLLPTSLVGSYAQPDWLIDRANLAGRFPPRVRVRELWRVAPEWLEQAQDDATLLAIRDQERAGLDIITDGEMRRESYSNRFATALEGVDIDNPGTALDRSGHPNPVPRVVGRIRRKHAVQVRDTEFLRANTDRRIKMTVPGPFTMSQQAQDDFYDDPAEMALDYARAVNEEIRDLFAAGADIVQIDEPYMQARPEQARDYGLAALNAALDGITGETAVHICFGYAAIIHERPEGYSFLPEFANSPVNAVSIETAQSKLDCSILETLPDKRIILGVLDLSTHEIETPETVAARIRRALPHVSADRIVVAPDCGLKYLPRNVAYGKMVAMVEGARIVRAELTS; this is encoded by the coding sequence ATGGCGACGATCGAAACGCTGCTGCCGACCTCCCTGGTCGGTTCCTACGCCCAGCCGGACTGGCTGATCGACCGGGCCAATCTGGCCGGCCGCTTCCCGCCGCGCGTGCGCGTCCGCGAGCTGTGGCGCGTCGCCCCCGAATGGCTCGAACAGGCCCAGGACGACGCCACCCTGCTGGCGATCCGCGACCAGGAGCGTGCCGGGCTCGACATCATCACCGACGGCGAGATGCGCCGCGAAAGCTACTCCAACCGCTTCGCCACTGCGCTCGAGGGCGTCGACATCGACAATCCCGGGACCGCGCTCGACCGCTCCGGCCACCCCAACCCGGTTCCGAGGGTGGTCGGCAGGATCCGCCGCAAGCATGCCGTCCAGGTACGCGACACCGAATTCCTGCGCGCCAACACCGACCGACGGATCAAGATGACGGTTCCGGGGCCCTTCACCATGTCGCAGCAGGCCCAGGACGACTTCTACGACGATCCCGCCGAAATGGCACTCGACTATGCCCGTGCGGTCAACGAGGAGATCCGCGACCTGTTCGCTGCCGGCGCCGACATCGTCCAGATCGACGAGCCCTACATGCAGGCCCGCCCCGAGCAGGCCCGCGACTACGGCCTGGCGGCGCTGAACGCGGCGCTCGACGGCATCACCGGCGAGACCGCCGTCCACATCTGCTTCGGCTATGCAGCGATCATCCACGAACGGCCGGAGGGCTATTCCTTCCTCCCAGAGTTCGCCAACTCGCCGGTCAACGCCGTCTCGATCGAGACCGCACAGTCGAAGCTGGATTGCTCGATCCTCGAGACCCTGCCCGACAAGCGCATCATCCTCGGCGTTCTCGACCTGTCGACGCACGAGATCGAGACGCCCGAGACGGTCGCCGCCCGCATACGCCGGGCACTGCCACATGTCTCGGCTGACCGTATCGTCGTGGCCCCCGATTGCGGGCTGAAGTACCTGCCGCGCAACGTCGCCTACGGCAAGATGGTGGCGATGGTCGAAGGCGCGAGGATCGTTCGCGCCGAACTGACATCGTAG
- a CDS encoding dioxygenase, whose translation MRDINQFTITEAVKASFKAEEGSRFRFLLDNLIQHLHDYTRETNLTHEEWMRVLTFLYDCGKISTPDRHEFILLSDVLGWSALVDMINTRGGATENSNLGPFYLDDAPRKPLGADLAGSREGVTVLCHGVVRDTLKHPIAGAIVDTWQADGSGTYPIQEAGQDKYDLRGVFETDAEGRYYYTTVLPKPYTVPYDGPVGELLRAGSRHAWRAAHLHYMIRAERMRSIVTEVFFENTEYIDNDAVFGVRKSLIARIEPYKPDLVADLPLERRPDAMIKFDFTLAPGD comes from the coding sequence ATGCGAGACATCAACCAGTTCACGATCACCGAGGCGGTGAAGGCGAGCTTCAAGGCCGAGGAGGGATCCCGCTTCCGGTTCTTGCTCGACAACCTGATCCAGCATCTGCACGACTACACGCGCGAGACGAACCTGACCCACGAGGAGTGGATGCGGGTGCTGACCTTCCTGTATGATTGCGGGAAGATATCCACGCCCGACCGCCACGAGTTCATTCTCCTGTCCGACGTGCTCGGATGGTCTGCGCTGGTCGACATGATCAACACGCGCGGCGGCGCCACCGAGAACAGCAACCTCGGTCCGTTCTATCTGGACGATGCCCCGCGCAAGCCGCTCGGTGCCGATCTGGCCGGATCGCGCGAAGGCGTTACCGTGCTCTGCCACGGTGTCGTCCGCGACACGCTCAAGCACCCCATCGCCGGGGCCATCGTCGACACCTGGCAGGCGGACGGCTCCGGCACCTATCCGATCCAGGAGGCCGGTCAGGACAAGTACGACCTGCGCGGTGTCTTCGAGACCGACGCCGAGGGCCGCTACTACTACACTACGGTGCTGCCGAAGCCTTACACGGTTCCGTATGACGGCCCGGTCGGCGAGCTGTTGCGGGCCGGCAGCCGCCACGCCTGGCGCGCCGCGCATCTGCACTACATGATCCGCGCCGAGCGGATGCGCAGCATCGTCACCGAGGTCTTTTTCGAGAACACCGAATACATCGACAACGACGCGGTGTTCGGCGTTCGCAAGTCGCTGATCGCCCGCATCGAGCCCTACAAGCCGGATCTGGTCGCCGACCTGCCACTGGAGCGCAGGCCGGATGCGATGATAAAATTCGACTTCACCCTCGCCCCTGGCGATTGA
- a CDS encoding CaiB/BaiF CoA transferase family protein, producing the protein MTKILTDFRVIEMGTYITGPAAGMHLADLGADVIKVERPGQGDPFRAFKGGLYSPHFQTYNRNKRSIALDTAKPDDRAVFHDLIRTADVFIQNFRPGVAERLGAGAEELQRINPRLVYCAITGFGQSGPARDRPAYDTVAQAASAYLRLLTPPSSPRVIGPAIADAVTGHYAALGILAALLERSKTGKGRRLDISMLEAMCHFNLDSFTHYFSVGEVMGPLSRPMVSQSYTFACADGKWIAIHLSSPQKFWEGLVAAVERPDLLTDERFAERLNRIKHQQDLIDILTPIFATRTRQEWCDILLEHEVPHSPAYDSNEALEDPQARHLQIAVEATHPTMGPFKTVRPPYNFDGEADLEVLPPPTLDEHGEQIRAELAQRRTA; encoded by the coding sequence GTGACGAAGATCCTGACCGATTTCCGCGTGATCGAGATGGGCACCTACATTACCGGGCCCGCTGCCGGCATGCATCTGGCCGATCTCGGCGCGGATGTGATCAAGGTGGAGCGGCCCGGTCAGGGAGATCCGTTCCGCGCCTTCAAGGGCGGGCTCTATTCGCCGCATTTCCAGACCTACAATCGCAACAAGCGGTCGATTGCGCTGGACACCGCCAAGCCCGACGACCGGGCGGTGTTCCACGACCTGATCCGCACAGCCGACGTCTTCATCCAGAACTTCCGTCCCGGGGTGGCCGAGCGGCTCGGCGCCGGCGCGGAGGAATTGCAGCGGATCAATCCGCGGCTCGTCTATTGCGCGATCACCGGGTTCGGCCAGAGTGGCCCGGCGCGCGACCGTCCCGCCTACGACACCGTCGCCCAGGCGGCGAGCGCCTATCTGCGTCTGCTGACGCCGCCGTCCAGCCCGCGCGTCATCGGTCCTGCAATCGCCGACGCGGTGACCGGCCACTATGCGGCGCTGGGCATCCTCGCGGCGCTGCTCGAGCGGTCGAAGACCGGCAAGGGACGGCGTCTCGACATCTCGATGCTCGAGGCGATGTGTCACTTCAACCTGGACAGTTTCACCCATTATTTCAGTGTCGGCGAGGTGATGGGGCCGCTCAGCCGGCCGATGGTCTCGCAGTCCTACACCTTCGCCTGTGCCGATGGAAAATGGATCGCGATCCATCTGTCCTCGCCGCAGAAGTTCTGGGAGGGGCTGGTCGCGGCCGTCGAGCGGCCGGATCTGCTGACCGACGAGCGCTTCGCCGAACGGCTGAACCGCATCAAGCACCAGCAGGACCTGATCGACATCCTGACACCGATCTTCGCGACGCGGACGCGCCAGGAATGGTGCGACATCCTGCTCGAACATGAGGTGCCGCACTCGCCGGCCTACGATTCGAACGAGGCGCTGGAGGATCCACAGGCCCGGCATCTGCAGATCGCGGTCGAGGCGACGCATCCGACGATGGGCCCCTTCAAGACCGTCAGGCCGCCCTACAACTTCGATGGCGAGGCCGATCTCGAGGTGCTGCCGCCGCCGACGCTGGACGAACACGGCGAGCAGATCAGGGCGGAGCTCGCCCAACGTCGGACCGCATAG
- a CDS encoding flagellar hook-length control protein FliK, which produces MPLGEPLAPLALLAPLAADQAGDPDAAASQAAASAQAPALAGKVPPADGRSAALNENAGQITGPVPGASDPVPVQSAGMGSAAALAAPVPPRTVADAAAQLASAADRQAQAMSMAQSASHTAGGAADAAAPPAAQPLQSAGTGTDQALAAGDPAGNSDADPAGRPRSAGNISLPSQATSRDVALLPLADDDSELARLLTRQKPDRQPVPSRPSHASAPASPAASPEMRQPDAAQPAIRVPADMLAAMATAAPADDAKADPTTSRLSTLHAYGGAVSLVPGRDGTHLETTLRHLGAVAARPDVQAIALRIAQKSADGANRFEIELDPPELGRVEVRLEFGRDGQVRTHMLVDRPDTLDALLRDSRGLERALNASGLKLEGGIQYELRDQSSFAQSHGGRDQQSTGATPAEASPDATADPTNPAPLPQRLSYAGGLDLRI; this is translated from the coding sequence ATGCCGCTGGGCGAGCCTCTGGCACCTCTGGCACTCCTGGCACCCCTGGCGGCCGATCAGGCCGGCGATCCGGACGCGGCGGCATCACAAGCGGCTGCGTCGGCACAGGCGCCAGCTCTCGCCGGGAAAGTCCCGCCCGCCGACGGTCGATCAGCTGCCCTGAACGAGAATGCCGGCCAGATCACCGGTCCCGTACCCGGAGCGTCGGATCCGGTGCCTGTGCAATCGGCCGGCATGGGTTCGGCCGCAGCGCTTGCGGCACCCGTGCCTCCACGCACAGTCGCCGATGCGGCAGCACAGCTGGCGTCCGCCGCCGATCGGCAAGCCCAGGCGATGTCGATGGCCCAATCGGCGTCGCATACGGCCGGTGGCGCGGCTGACGCTGCCGCGCCGCCCGCAGCCCAGCCGCTCCAGAGCGCCGGGACGGGTACAGACCAGGCACTTGCCGCAGGCGATCCGGCAGGGAACTCAGATGCCGATCCGGCCGGCCGGCCTCGGTCCGCTGGCAACATTTCGTTGCCCTCTCAGGCCACGTCACGGGACGTCGCGCTGCTGCCTCTTGCCGACGACGACAGCGAACTGGCGCGTCTGTTGACGCGGCAGAAGCCGGACAGACAGCCTGTCCCGTCCCGACCGTCGCATGCGTCGGCGCCCGCCTCTCCGGCGGCGTCACCCGAGATGCGCCAGCCCGATGCCGCGCAACCGGCGATCCGGGTGCCAGCCGACATGCTTGCCGCAATGGCCACGGCCGCACCCGCTGACGACGCCAAGGCCGATCCGACGACCTCGCGCCTCTCCACGCTGCACGCCTATGGCGGCGCGGTCTCGCTCGTTCCCGGCCGGGACGGAACGCATCTCGAAACGACCTTGCGTCATCTTGGTGCCGTCGCCGCCCGCCCCGACGTTCAGGCCATCGCGCTGCGCATAGCCCAGAAATCCGCTGACGGGGCGAACCGGTTCGAAATCGAGCTGGATCCGCCCGAGCTCGGCCGTGTCGAGGTCCGCCTGGAATTCGGTCGCGACGGTCAGGTGAGGACACACATGCTGGTTGACCGGCCTGACACTCTGGACGCGCTGCTGCGCGATTCCCGAGGCCTGGAGCGGGCGCTGAATGCGTCGGGGCTCAAGCTTGAGGGCGGCATCCAGTACGAGCTCCGCGACCAGTCGTCCTTCGCACAGTCGCACGGCGGCCGCGACCAGCAGAGCACCGGTGCCACGCCGGCCGAGGCCAGCCCCGACGCGACGGCAGACCCCACCAATCCCGCCCCCCTCCCCCAGCGCCTGTCCTACGCCGGCGGACTGGATCTCAGAATATGA
- a CDS encoding amidohydrolase family protein, protein MPAGTGERGRRLLIRGGHVLSLDPDVGDFAVGDVLVNGSRIEAVAPMLDAGDAEILDAAGMIVMPGFVDTHHHQFETALRGFLADGILINDGHPHSAINYYEHVLQKFSLVYRPSDVHINELYGSLAQLDAGVTTVMDVSQIHHSPEHSDAAVQALRDAGRRAVLGYFEGWGDRTKYPDDARRLRSEAFASDDQLLTMAMGGEIYLPGYERAWEIGRELALPIALHVVGTFGMAPIFDELARAGRFGPDNIFIHMTGMSDLGWKAAADAGAHVSLSVPIEMVMRHGMPPIQKALDVGLQPSLSSDVECTMTADPFTQMRAALTLQRAFVNEAALGGGENLPDLLTARDVIRMATLEGARGLKLDHKVGSLTPGKEADIVLLDATAINVAPLNHVPGAVVTLMERSNVDTVMVAGRIRKWRGTLLDVDLDRLRGELEASRDYLFEAAGIDRDLFRA, encoded by the coding sequence ATGCCGGCCGGTACGGGCGAGCGTGGCCGACGACTGCTGATCCGCGGTGGCCACGTTCTGAGCCTCGACCCGGATGTCGGCGACTTCGCGGTGGGCGACGTCCTCGTGAACGGATCACGCATCGAGGCAGTCGCACCGATGCTCGATGCCGGCGACGCCGAGATCCTCGACGCGGCCGGCATGATCGTCATGCCGGGCTTCGTCGACACTCATCACCACCAGTTCGAGACCGCGCTGCGCGGTTTCCTGGCCGACGGCATCCTCATCAATGATGGCCATCCGCACAGCGCGATAAACTACTACGAGCACGTCCTTCAGAAGTTCTCGCTCGTCTATCGCCCCTCCGACGTCCACATCAACGAGTTGTACGGCTCCCTCGCCCAGCTCGACGCCGGCGTGACGACAGTGATGGACGTCTCGCAGATCCATCACTCGCCCGAACATTCCGATGCGGCTGTCCAGGCCCTGAGGGACGCCGGGCGGCGCGCCGTCCTCGGCTATTTCGAGGGATGGGGAGACCGCACGAAATATCCCGATGACGCGCGCCGGCTCCGATCGGAAGCGTTCGCCTCCGACGATCAGCTCCTGACCATGGCGATGGGCGGCGAGATCTACCTGCCGGGTTACGAGCGCGCCTGGGAGATCGGCCGTGAGCTGGCGCTGCCGATCGCCCTGCATGTCGTCGGCACCTTCGGCATGGCGCCGATATTCGACGAACTGGCCCGGGCCGGCCGGTTCGGCCCCGACAACATCTTCATCCACATGACCGGCATGTCGGACCTCGGCTGGAAGGCGGCCGCCGACGCCGGGGCGCACGTCTCCCTGTCGGTGCCGATCGAGATGGTGATGCGGCACGGCATGCCGCCGATCCAGAAGGCGCTGGATGTCGGACTGCAGCCTTCCCTGTCGTCCGACGTCGAGTGCACCATGACTGCCGACCCCTTCACCCAGATGCGTGCCGCGCTGACGCTGCAGCGCGCCTTCGTCAACGAGGCGGCGCTCGGCGGCGGCGAGAACCTGCCGGACCTGCTGACTGCGCGCGACGTGATCCGTATGGCCACCCTCGAGGGCGCGCGCGGGCTCAAGCTTGACCACAAGGTCGGCAGCCTGACGCCGGGCAAGGAGGCCGACATCGTGCTGCTCGACGCGACTGCCATCAACGTGGCGCCGCTCAACCATGTCCCCGGCGCCGTGGTCACGCTGATGGAGCGCAGCAATGTCGACACGGTGATGGTCGCCGGACGGATCCGCAAATGGCGCGGCACGCTCCTCGATGTGGATCTGGACAGGCTGCGCGGCGAACTGGAGGCGAGCCGCGACTATCTGTTCGAGGCCGCCGGTATCGACCGCGACCTGTTCCGCGCCTGA
- a CDS encoding IclR family transcriptional regulator domain-containing protein codes for MLDRSTEDERPAEFVEALARGLSILESFDSAHSEMTLSEVARRVGLSPAAARRSLITLQALGYVGQTGKRFHLRPKVMSLGSAFYFSARVDEVLQPELTRLVGMFGDASSVATLEGHDVLYIAHYSEQRARRPTAVVGARYPAHATSLGRVLLAGLPDAAFHCYLRDVVPVALTNRTVVDKAELKAIIEDVRAKNYATTVDQLDYGITALAVPIRGTSGRTIAALNSSGYSGMVTAEDLVKNRLQELRASAARIAQTLSRYPVLESIIGVR; via the coding sequence ATGCTCGACCGGAGCACGGAGGACGAACGCCCCGCGGAGTTCGTCGAGGCTCTCGCACGAGGCCTGTCGATCCTCGAGAGCTTCGATTCCGCCCACTCCGAGATGACGCTCAGCGAGGTTGCGCGACGGGTCGGACTCAGCCCCGCGGCCGCCCGGCGCAGCCTCATCACGCTGCAGGCATTGGGCTATGTCGGTCAGACCGGCAAGCGCTTCCACCTGCGCCCGAAGGTGATGAGTCTCGGCTCCGCGTTCTACTTCTCGGCGCGCGTGGACGAGGTGCTGCAGCCCGAGCTGACGCGGCTCGTCGGGATGTTCGGGGACGCCTCGTCGGTCGCCACGCTGGAGGGCCACGATGTGCTCTACATCGCCCACTATTCCGAGCAGCGCGCCCGCCGGCCGACCGCCGTGGTCGGCGCCCGCTACCCGGCCCACGCCACCTCGCTCGGACGCGTTCTGCTCGCCGGCCTGCCGGACGCGGCGTTCCACTGCTACCTGCGCGATGTCGTCCCCGTCGCACTGACCAATCGCACCGTCGTCGACAAGGCGGAGCTGAAGGCGATCATCGAGGACGTGCGCGCCAAGAACTACGCCACCACCGTCGACCAGCTCGACTATGGCATCACCGCGCTGGCGGTTCCGATCCGCGGCACCTCCGGCAGGACCATCGCGGCGCTCAATTCGTCCGGCTACTCCGGCATGGTCACCGCCGAGGATCTCGTGAAGAACCGGCTGCAGGAACTGCGCGCCTCGGCCGCGCGGATCGCCCAGACCCTGTCGCGCTATCCGGTGCTGGAGTCGATCATCGGTGTGCGCTGA
- a CDS encoding C4-dicarboxylate TRAP transporter substrate-binding protein, with protein sequence MRKLTGLLLASALAIPSMAYGQETIRLTVASSHPTTIPWIGMIQTHFMPEVDRRLAETGNYKIEWQEAFGGQLYKANATLTSVQEGITDIGWVFSYLEGAKMPMSQITAYTPFSTNNVPAQLDTIVELFEKFPEFRNEWEQYNLVFLGATGSDSYDLYTKRPIASLDDLNGMKISAPGVLGTWLRGLGANAVDGALTTFYTDIQTGVSDGVLSLALGVLPTKIYEVAPHITRADVGVVFSGGLAINRDSWDALPEEVQQALLAAGAFYSKAHAQDLMDRHEMALKKIQELGASQSTPVTLTVMSPEMRKEWADRLPDLAGEWAADAKARGLPGDAFLAAYMDGLRARGEKPLRDWGAAE encoded by the coding sequence ATGAGGAAACTGACCGGTCTGCTGCTGGCGAGTGCGCTCGCCATTCCGTCGATGGCCTACGGGCAGGAAACGATCCGGCTCACCGTCGCCTCGAGCCATCCGACCACGATTCCGTGGATCGGCATGATCCAGACCCATTTCATGCCCGAGGTCGATCGCCGTCTCGCCGAGACCGGCAACTACAAGATCGAATGGCAGGAAGCGTTCGGTGGCCAGCTCTACAAGGCCAATGCCACGCTGACCTCAGTACAGGAAGGCATTACCGACATCGGCTGGGTGTTCTCCTATCTCGAAGGCGCCAAGATGCCGATGAGCCAGATCACCGCCTACACCCCGTTCTCCACCAACAACGTGCCCGCCCAGCTCGACACGATCGTCGAGCTGTTCGAGAAGTTCCCGGAGTTCAGGAACGAGTGGGAGCAGTACAATCTCGTCTTCCTCGGTGCCACCGGGTCCGACAGCTACGACCTCTACACCAAGCGGCCGATCGCCTCGCTCGATGACCTGAACGGCATGAAGATCTCCGCGCCGGGCGTGCTCGGCACGTGGCTGCGCGGCCTCGGCGCCAACGCCGTGGACGGAGCGCTGACGACCTTCTACACCGACATCCAGACCGGCGTTTCGGATGGTGTCCTGTCGCTCGCCCTCGGGGTGTTGCCGACCAAGATCTACGAGGTTGCTCCGCACATCACCCGCGCCGATGTCGGGGTGGTGTTCTCCGGCGGTCTTGCCATCAACCGCGACAGCTGGGACGCACTTCCCGAGGAGGTGCAGCAAGCGCTGCTTGCCGCCGGCGCGTTCTATTCGAAGGCGCACGCGCAGGATCTGATGGACCGTCACGAGATGGCGCTGAAAAAGATCCAGGAGCTCGGCGCCAGCCAGAGCACGCCGGTGACACTGACCGTCATGTCGCCGGAGATGCGCAAGGAATGGGCCGACCGACTGCCCGATCTCGCCGGCGAGTGGGCAGCCGACGCCAAGGCGCGCGGGCTTCCCGGCGACGCGTTTCTCGCCGCCTACATGGATGGCCTGCGCGCGCGGGGCGAGAAGCCGCTGCGCGACTGGGGCGCGGCGGAATAG
- a CDS encoding citryl-CoA lyase, translating into MRIGKQDLAFTAIATSDAHTITVRGHDLCSELIGRIDFTDYFWLLVIGSRPDERQRAITNACLVAIAEHGLVPSVQAARMTLAAAPEAWQGAMAAGLLGMGTVVAGSSETAGRYIVEVLEASRRSDLRTAARESLEALKASRSKVPGLGHPQHSSGDPRADTLLALADRLGVSGEHVACLRTIADLAPGIMNRPLPINVSGAIPALMLDAGWPVDAMKGIPLLARAAGLVAHLYEESQRSIGFIMSHQADSAIAYDGPPAGASATATGSE; encoded by the coding sequence ATGCGGATCGGCAAGCAGGATCTGGCCTTCACGGCGATCGCGACCTCGGATGCGCACACGATTACGGTTCGCGGCCATGACCTGTGCTCCGAACTGATCGGTCGCATCGACTTCACCGACTATTTCTGGCTGCTGGTCATCGGATCGCGGCCCGACGAGCGGCAGCGGGCGATCACCAATGCCTGTCTGGTAGCGATTGCCGAACACGGTCTGGTGCCGAGCGTTCAGGCCGCGCGCATGACGCTCGCCGCGGCGCCGGAGGCGTGGCAGGGCGCGATGGCCGCCGGTCTGCTCGGCATGGGCACGGTGGTCGCCGGCAGCTCGGAGACGGCCGGCCGCTACATCGTCGAGGTCCTCGAGGCGAGCCGCAGGTCCGACCTCAGGACGGCCGCGCGCGAGAGTCTCGAGGCGCTCAAGGCCTCGCGCAGCAAAGTGCCGGGCCTCGGACATCCGCAGCACAGCAGCGGCGATCCCCGGGCCGACACGCTGCTCGCGCTCGCCGACCGGCTCGGCGTCTCCGGCGAGCACGTTGCCTGTCTTCGGACGATCGCCGATCTTGCCCCCGGCATCATGAACCGGCCGTTGCCGATCAACGTGTCGGGAGCGATCCCCGCGCTGATGCTTGACGCGGGATGGCCCGTCGACGCCATGAAGGGAATCCCGCTGCTGGCCCGCGCGGCCGGACTCGTCGCCCATCTGTACGAGGAATCGCAGCGCTCGATTGGCTTCATCATGTCCCATCAGGCGGATTCCGCCATCGCCTATGACGGCCCCCCGGCCGGTGCGTCGGCGACCGCTACCGGCAGCGAATGA
- the mnmA gene encoding tRNA 2-thiouridine(34) synthase MnmA, whose amino-acid sequence MQNSLDLPGRPQDTRVVVAMSGGVDSSVVAGLLKREGYDVVGVTLQLYDHGEAEHRPGACCAGQDIYDARRVAETLGIPHYVLDYERRFREAVIDAFADSYLAGETPIPCVGCNQQIKFHDLLDTARDLGAQALATGHYIASRALPGGRRALYRARDEERDQSYFLFATTQDQIDFLRFPLGDMPKWRTREIARDLGLTVADKADSQDICFVPTGRYTQIIERLRPGAIEPGEIVHLDGRVLGRHDGIVHFTIGQRRGIGVAIGEPLYVIDLDAKTRRVLVGPREALETRRVALRQVNWLGDMPLGEGSHEVFAKVRSTRPPQPARLVVTEGGVEVDLLAGEYGVSPGQACVFYESCEPQSRVLGGGWIAAARPAVALADAIGQARRIPRAAAAGSA is encoded by the coding sequence ATGCAGAATTCGCTCGACCTGCCCGGACGCCCGCAGGATACCCGCGTCGTCGTTGCCATGTCGGGCGGTGTTGATTCCTCCGTGGTGGCCGGCCTGCTGAAGAGGGAGGGCTACGACGTCGTTGGCGTGACGCTTCAGCTTTACGATCATGGTGAGGCGGAGCATCGCCCCGGCGCCTGCTGTGCCGGTCAGGACATCTACGATGCCCGGCGGGTGGCGGAGACGCTCGGCATCCCGCATTATGTTCTCGATTACGAGCGCAGGTTCCGCGAGGCGGTGATCGACGCCTTCGCCGACAGCTATCTGGCTGGGGAAACGCCGATCCCCTGTGTCGGCTGCAACCAGCAGATCAAGTTCCACGATCTCCTGGATACCGCGCGCGATCTCGGCGCGCAGGCGCTGGCGACGGGCCACTACATCGCGAGCCGTGCGCTGCCCGGCGGCCGGCGGGCGCTCTATCGCGCACGCGATGAGGAGCGTGACCAGAGCTATTTCCTGTTCGCGACCACACAGGACCAGATCGACTTCCTGCGCTTCCCGCTTGGTGACATGCCGAAGTGGCGCACGCGCGAGATCGCGCGCGACCTCGGGCTGACGGTCGCCGACAAGGCCGACAGTCAGGACATCTGCTTCGTGCCGACCGGCCGCTACACGCAGATCATCGAGCGACTCAGGCCGGGCGCGATCGAGCCGGGCGAGATCGTGCATCTCGATGGCCGAGTGCTGGGCCGGCACGACGGCATTGTCCATTTCACGATCGGGCAGCGCCGCGGTATCGGCGTCGCGATCGGTGAACCTCTCTACGTCATCGACCTCGATGCGAAGACACGCCGGGTACTGGTCGGCCCGCGCGAGGCTCTCGAGACGCGCCGCGTCGCGTTGCGGCAGGTGAACTGGCTCGGCGACATGCCACTCGGCGAAGGCAGCCACGAGGTATTCGCCAAGGTGCGCTCGACTCGGCCGCCGCAGCCGGCCCGGCTGGTCGTGACCGAGGGTGGAGTCGAGGTGGACCTGCTGGCCGGAGAATACGGCGTGTCGCCCGGTCAGGCCTGTGTCTTCTACGAAAGCTGCGAGCCGCAGAGCAGGGTTCTCGGCGGCGGCTGGATCGCTGCCGCCCGGCCGGCCGTTGCCCTTGCCGATGCGATCGGCCAGGCACGCCGCATTCCACGCGCGGCGGCTGCCGGTTCGGCTTGA